In a single window of the Litorilituus sediminis genome:
- a CDS encoding TIGR02808 family protein, translated as MSALEQLIWNILGYSSMPLIFLGGFIATAVVAIALLKMTGAEAKE; from the coding sequence ATGAGTGCACTAGAGCAATTAATTTGGAACATTTTAGGATACTCGTCTATGCCCTTGATTTTTCTAGGTGGTTTTATTGCCACTGCTGTAGTTGCAATAGCACTACTGAAAATGACTGGTGCAGAGGCAAAAGAATAA
- the napG gene encoding ferredoxin-type protein NapG, with protein sequence MSSSTTYQPRKMSRRQLITDASRGLCGVGLLATGLAGYAKQSQSLAAQCLRPPGALSEEDFLAACVRCGLCVEACPYDTLKLGKLFEPVTTGTPYFDANVIPCEMCEDIPCQEACPTGAISPELESINDAKMGLAVLLDRETCLNTQGLRCDICVRVCPLMDEAITLEVQRNVRTGHHAMFIPTVHSDACTGCGKCEHACPLPEAAIKVLPLDIAKGELGKHYRWGWVEKDNAGGSLIDEVLDLPDRLPEGD encoded by the coding sequence ATGAGCAGCTCAACAACATATCAACCAAGGAAAATGTCTAGACGTCAGTTAATCACTGACGCTAGCCGTGGCTTGTGTGGTGTGGGGTTATTAGCAACAGGGCTTGCTGGCTATGCCAAGCAATCTCAAAGCTTAGCTGCTCAATGTTTACGTCCACCTGGCGCATTAAGTGAAGAAGACTTTCTTGCTGCCTGTGTTCGTTGTGGTTTATGTGTTGAAGCATGTCCTTATGACACCTTGAAACTGGGTAAGTTATTTGAACCAGTAACAACAGGAACGCCTTATTTTGATGCCAATGTTATCCCATGTGAAATGTGTGAAGACATTCCGTGTCAAGAGGCTTGTCCTACTGGCGCAATATCACCTGAATTGGAGTCAATTAATGACGCCAAAATGGGCTTAGCCGTTTTATTGGATAGGGAAACTTGCTTAAACACACAAGGGTTACGTTGCGATATCTGTGTAAGGGTTTGCCCTTTAATGGATGAAGCAATCACCCTGGAAGTACAGCGAAACGTCAGAACAGGCCATCATGCCATGTTTATCCCAACGGTGCACTCTGATGCGTGTACTGGTTGTGGTAAGTGTGAACATGCATGTCCGTTGCCAGAAGCCGCAATTAAAGTATTGCCGCTTGATATTGCTAAAGGTGAACTAGGTAAACATTATCGCTGGGGTTGGGTTGAAAAAGACAACGCCGGTGGTTCGTTAATAGATGAGGTACTAGATTTACCTGATCGCTTACCGGAGGGGGATTAA
- the napH gene encoding quinol dehydrogenase ferredoxin subunit NapH, which yields MKYPVGKEAIEEKGWFLAHRFLLLRRFVQLGVLALFLAGPLFGLWIIKGNLSSSLFLDVVPMTDPFVALQAFAAGHLLETTAIIGAVIIISFYFLLGGRVFCSWVCPVNMISDAAHWLRRKLKIRTSTKLSRKTRFWVLAMALVLPIGLGTMAWELINPVSMFHRGVIFGMGAGWIVLVGIFLFDLLLVEQGWCGHICPHGAFYNVLGRYSPIKVSATNRDKCHKCMDCFAVCPEPQVLKMPLFGENKGFSPVIKSADCTNCARCIDVCSKDVFKITTILPNKAEV from the coding sequence ATGAAATACCCTGTTGGTAAAGAAGCGATAGAGGAAAAGGGCTGGTTTTTAGCTCATCGGTTTTTGCTATTAAGACGGTTTGTTCAATTGGGTGTATTAGCACTATTTTTGGCTGGCCCCTTATTTGGTCTCTGGATTATCAAAGGAAATCTTAGCTCAAGTCTTTTTTTAGACGTGGTGCCAATGACAGATCCTTTTGTTGCTTTGCAAGCCTTTGCGGCAGGGCACTTACTAGAGACAACAGCAATTATCGGTGCAGTCATAATTATTAGTTTTTATTTTCTCTTAGGTGGTCGAGTATTTTGTTCTTGGGTATGCCCAGTCAATATGATTAGTGATGCAGCACACTGGTTAAGACGAAAATTGAAGATTAGAACATCAACGAAGCTATCACGTAAAACCCGTTTTTGGGTGCTAGCTATGGCTCTGGTTCTGCCAATAGGCTTAGGCACTATGGCATGGGAGCTTATAAACCCAGTATCTATGTTTCACCGTGGTGTGATATTTGGTATGGGGGCTGGTTGGATAGTGCTTGTTGGAATTTTCTTGTTTGATTTATTACTCGTTGAGCAAGGTTGGTGTGGTCATATATGCCCACACGGAGCGTTTTATAATGTATTAGGACGCTACAGCCCAATCAAGGTATCAGCAACAAATCGGGATAAATGCCATAAGTGCATGGACTGTTTTGCTGTATGCCCAGAGCCGCAGGTGTTGAAAATGCCATTATTTGGTGAGAACAAGGGCTTTAGCCCTGTGATCAAATCGGCTGACTGCACAAATTGTGCTCGTTGTATTGATGTTTGCTCAAAAGATGTATTTAAGATAACGACAATTTTGCCAAATAAGGCAGAGGTATAA
- a CDS encoding nitrate reductase cytochrome c-type subunit, translated as MKKLLSVVVVLGLACTTSINAEEVNSGGVESLRGTATLDATKKAEEMKRVIKDKNPIARNYVHQPPMIPHQIRGYKVDLNSNKCLTCHGWKYAAETGATKVSMTHFETRDGKTLSDISPRRYFCSQCHVTQADAKPLVENTFEPVESLGND; from the coding sequence ATGAAAAAATTATTAAGTGTTGTAGTGGTTTTAGGATTAGCCTGTACAACGTCAATTAACGCTGAAGAAGTTAACTCGGGTGGGGTAGAGTCTCTTCGTGGTACAGCAACTCTTGATGCGACTAAAAAAGCAGAAGAGATGAAGCGTGTCATTAAGGATAAAAACCCAATTGCTCGTAACTATGTTCACCAACCACCTATGATCCCGCATCAGATCCGTGGTTATAAGGTCGATTTAAATAGCAATAAGTGTTTAACCTGTCACGGCTGGAAGTATGCTGCTGAAACGGGTGCCACTAAGGTAAGTATGACGCACTTTGAAACTCGTGATGGTAAAACACTATCTGATATTTCACCACGTCGTTATTTTTGCTCGCAATGTCATGTTACTCAAGCAGATGCTAAGCCATTGGTTGAAAATACCTTTGAGCCAGTAGAATCATTGGGCAATGATTAG
- the napA gene encoding nitrate reductase catalytic subunit NapA, with amino-acid sequence MTLTRRDFIKANAIAATAVAAGISIPTSASNMITKSSESKIKWDKAPCRFCGTGCSVLVGTQHGKVVATQGDPDAPVNKGLNCIKGYFLSKIMYGKDRLTTPLLRMTDGQYDKEGDFTPVSWDKAFDVMADKFKTAIKEKGPTSVGMFGSGQWTIWEGYAASKLMKAGFLSNNIDPNARHCMASAVGGFMRTFGIDEPMGCYDDLEKADAFVLWGSNMAEMHPILWSRLTDRRLSAPHVKVHVLSTFKHRSFELADNGMIFTPQTDLAILNFIANYVIENKAVNKEFLQKHVNIREGVTDIGYGLRPTHPLEKAAKNPGKGGSKPMSFDDYAKFVSKYTAEYVSELSGVPVKNLIELAELYADPKVKVTSFWTMGFNQHTRGVWANNLMYNVHLLTGKISEPGNSPFSLTGQPSACGTAREVGTFAHRLPADMVVKNPKHRAFSEKVWKLPEGTIPPKPGYHAVLQNRMLKDGKLNAYWVMCNNNMQAAPNMNEEGLPGYRNPDNFIVVSDPYPTVSAQAADLILPTAMWVEKEGAYGNAERRTQFWHQQVQAPGDAKSDLWQLVEFSKRFKVSEVWPEELIAKAPEYKDKTLYDVLYANGQVNKFPTSDCKGDANVEAEHFGFYIQKGLFEEYATFGRGKAHDLADFDTYHEARGLRWPVVDGKETLWRFREGYDPYVEKGSGVQFYGKPDKKAVIFALPYEPPAESPDNEYDLWLSTGRVLEHWHTGTMTNRVPELHKAFPDAVIFMHPDDARQRGLRRGDECIIASRRGEVKSRVETRGRNRPPKGLVFMPFFDAKQLTNKLTLDATDPLSKETDFKKCAVKIVKV; translated from the coding sequence ATGACACTGACTAGACGGGATTTTATAAAAGCAAACGCTATTGCGGCAACAGCTGTTGCTGCTGGCATTTCAATTCCTACTTCTGCTTCAAATATGATTACTAAATCATCTGAAAGCAAAATTAAGTGGGATAAGGCGCCATGTCGATTCTGCGGTACTGGTTGTAGCGTACTTGTCGGTACTCAACATGGTAAAGTAGTCGCAACCCAAGGTGATCCAGATGCGCCAGTAAATAAAGGCCTAAACTGTATCAAAGGTTATTTCTTATCTAAGATCATGTACGGTAAAGATAGATTAACCACGCCTTTATTACGTATGACCGATGGTCAATACGATAAAGAAGGTGATTTTACCCCGGTTAGCTGGGATAAAGCCTTTGACGTAATGGCGGATAAATTTAAAACAGCCATCAAAGAAAAAGGGCCTACTTCTGTTGGTATGTTTGGCTCAGGTCAATGGACTATTTGGGAAGGTTATGCGGCATCTAAGTTGATGAAAGCAGGTTTCTTATCAAATAATATTGATCCAAACGCTCGTCACTGTATGGCTTCTGCGGTAGGTGGCTTTATGCGTACCTTCGGTATTGATGAGCCTATGGGTTGTTATGACGATTTAGAAAAAGCCGACGCCTTTGTTCTTTGGGGCTCAAACATGGCGGAAATGCACCCAATTTTATGGTCGCGTTTAACTGACCGTCGTTTAAGTGCGCCGCACGTGAAAGTACACGTATTATCAACATTTAAGCATCGTAGTTTCGAGCTTGCTGATAATGGCATGATCTTCACGCCACAAACAGATTTAGCAATTTTAAACTTTATTGCTAATTATGTTATTGAAAATAAAGCGGTTAACAAAGAATTTTTACAAAAACACGTTAACATCCGTGAAGGTGTTACTGATATTGGTTACGGCTTACGTCCAACTCATCCGTTAGAAAAAGCGGCGAAAAACCCAGGTAAGGGTGGCTCTAAGCCAATGAGTTTTGATGATTACGCTAAGTTTGTTAGTAAGTATACTGCTGAGTACGTATCTGAATTATCAGGTGTACCAGTTAAAAACTTAATTGAATTAGCTGAACTTTATGCTGATCCAAAAGTGAAAGTAACTTCATTCTGGACTATGGGCTTTAACCAACATACCCGTGGTGTTTGGGCAAATAACCTAATGTACAACGTACATTTATTAACAGGTAAAATCTCAGAGCCGGGCAATAGTCCATTCTCATTAACGGGTCAACCGTCAGCTTGTGGTACTGCACGTGAAGTGGGTACATTCGCGCACCGTTTACCTGCTGATATGGTAGTTAAAAATCCTAAGCATAGAGCGTTTTCTGAGAAAGTGTGGAAGTTACCAGAAGGTACTATTCCACCTAAACCTGGTTACCATGCTGTTCTGCAAAACCGTATGCTTAAAGACGGTAAATTAAATGCTTATTGGGTAATGTGTAACAACAATATGCAAGCAGCGCCAAATATGAATGAAGAAGGTTTACCTGGCTATCGTAACCCTGATAACTTCATTGTGGTATCCGACCCTTACCCAACCGTTTCAGCACAAGCAGCGGACTTAATTTTACCTACAGCTATGTGGGTAGAAAAAGAAGGTGCTTACGGTAATGCTGAACGTCGTACACAGTTCTGGCATCAACAAGTGCAAGCGCCAGGTGATGCAAAATCTGATTTATGGCAGTTAGTTGAATTTTCTAAACGCTTTAAAGTTTCAGAAGTATGGCCGGAAGAGTTAATTGCTAAAGCACCAGAGTATAAAGACAAGACTTTATATGATGTGTTATACGCAAACGGCCAAGTGAATAAGTTCCCAACCTCTGATTGTAAAGGTGATGCTAACGTTGAAGCTGAGCACTTTGGTTTCTACATTCAAAAAGGTCTTTTTGAAGAGTATGCAACCTTTGGTCGTGGTAAAGCTCACGATTTAGCTGACTTTGATACTTATCATGAAGCACGTGGTTTACGCTGGCCTGTAGTTGACGGTAAAGAAACCTTATGGCGCTTTAGAGAAGGTTATGACCCGTATGTAGAAAAAGGCTCAGGTGTTCAGTTCTACGGTAAGCCTGATAAGAAAGCGGTTATTTTTGCGCTACCTTATGAGCCACCGGCAGAATCTCCTGATAACGAGTACGATTTATGGCTAAGTACTGGCCGTGTTCTTGAACATTGGCATACAGGTACTATGACCAATCGTGTTCCGGAATTGCATAAAGCATTCCCTGATGCGGTAATTTTCATGCATCCAGATGATGCTCGTCAACGCGGCTTACGTCGTGGTGATGAATGTATTATTGCCTCACGTCGTGGTGAAGTGAAGTCTCGTGTGGAAACACGTGGCCGAAATCGCCCACCTAAAGGGTTAGTTTTCATGCCATTTTTCGATGCGAAGCAGTTAACCAATAAGTTAACGCTTGATGCAACCGATCCATTGTCAAAAGAAACTGACTTTAAGAAGTGTGCAGTGAAAATCGTTAAGGTTTAA
- a CDS encoding pyridoxal phosphate-dependent aminotransferase, giving the protein MKAITKSSKLSKVCYDIRGQIAAEARRLEDEGHKILKLNIGNPAPFGFEAPDDILKDVIHNLPSSQGYSESQGIYSARVAVMQYFQQQNIKDVSVDDIYIGNGVSELIVMAMQALLNNEDEVLIPAPDYPLWTAAVALSGGTPVHYHCDDENYWYPNLEDMESKITDKTKAIVLINPNNPTGAVYPQEVLEGIIALARKHSLIIFSDEIYDKILYDGAKHIPTASLAQDVLIITMGGLSKNYRIAGFRAGWMVVSGPKIHAEDYLEGLNILSSMRLCANVPCQHAIQTALGGYQSINELITGDGRLLKQRNIAAQMINDIDGLSCHPAMGALYLFVKVDNAKFNITDDEKMILDLLKQEKILLVHGRAFNIKDNNYFRLVFLPHVDELVPALERLKNFFATYKQV; this is encoded by the coding sequence ATGAAAGCTATTACAAAATCATCGAAATTAAGCAAGGTCTGTTATGATATTCGAGGACAAATAGCCGCAGAAGCCCGTCGTTTAGAAGATGAAGGTCATAAAATACTTAAGCTTAACATTGGTAACCCCGCCCCATTTGGTTTTGAAGCGCCCGATGATATTTTAAAAGATGTCATTCATAACCTGCCTAGTTCACAAGGCTATTCTGAATCGCAAGGTATCTACTCAGCGCGTGTTGCCGTAATGCAATATTTTCAACAGCAGAATATAAAAGATGTTAGCGTTGATGATATCTACATTGGTAACGGGGTTAGTGAGCTGATTGTTATGGCTATGCAAGCCTTACTCAATAATGAAGATGAGGTGCTGATTCCTGCACCTGATTATCCATTATGGACAGCCGCAGTTGCTCTTTCTGGTGGTACACCTGTTCATTACCACTGTGATGATGAAAACTATTGGTATCCAAATCTTGAAGATATGGAAAGCAAGATTACCGATAAAACCAAGGCTATCGTGCTTATTAACCCAAATAACCCTACAGGGGCTGTTTATCCGCAAGAAGTACTTGAAGGCATTATTGCACTTGCACGTAAGCACAGCTTAATTATTTTTAGCGATGAGATTTACGATAAGATTTTATATGATGGAGCTAAGCACATACCAACAGCGAGCTTAGCGCAAGATGTCTTGATCATTACCATGGGAGGTCTGTCTAAAAACTATCGTATTGCCGGTTTTAGGGCTGGTTGGATGGTAGTCTCAGGCCCGAAAATTCATGCTGAAGATTATCTAGAAGGCTTGAATATTCTCTCTTCCATGCGTTTGTGCGCCAATGTGCCTTGCCAACACGCAATTCAAACGGCGCTTGGCGGCTACCAAAGTATTAATGAATTAATTACTGGTGATGGTCGCTTATTAAAGCAACGTAACATTGCTGCGCAAATGATTAATGACATTGATGGTTTATCATGTCACCCTGCCATGGGCGCTTTATACCTGTTTGTTAAAGTAGATAACGCAAAATTTAACATCACTGATGATGAAAAAATGATTTTAGATCTGCTAAAACAGGAAAAGATTTTATTAGTTCACGGCCGCGCCTTTAATATTAAAGATAACAATTACTTTAGATTAGTATTTTTGCCGCACGTAGATGAGTTAGTACCAGCTTTAGAAAGGCTGAAAAACTTTTTTGCCACCTACAAACAAGTTTAA
- a CDS encoding NapC/NirT family cytochrome c yields MTKATNKKGLWHYLKSPNSAGLWFILMIGFAGGIIFWGGFNTALEVTNTEKFCISCHEMENNVYEEYRETIHYSNRSGVRATCPDCHVPKEWTHKIIRKIAASKEVWGKLTGVIDTPEKFNDHRRYMAEREWKRMKENDSRECRNCHNFEYMDFSEQGNRSVKMHKAALGTGDKTCIDCHKGIAHTLPDMKGVENW; encoded by the coding sequence ATGACAAAAGCAACAAATAAAAAAGGCCTTTGGCACTACCTAAAGTCACCCAATAGCGCAGGATTGTGGTTTATTTTGATGATAGGTTTTGCTGGCGGTATCATCTTTTGGGGTGGCTTTAACACAGCACTGGAAGTAACCAATACTGAAAAGTTCTGTATTAGCTGTCACGAAATGGAAAATAACGTTTATGAGGAATATCGTGAAACGATACACTACTCAAACCGTTCTGGCGTTAGGGCTACATGTCCAGACTGTCACGTACCGAAAGAGTGGACTCATAAAATAATCCGTAAAATTGCCGCCAGTAAAGAAGTCTGGGGCAAACTTACCGGGGTTATTGATACGCCTGAGAAGTTTAACGATCATCGCCGCTATATGGCTGAACGTGAATGGAAACGTATGAAGGAAAATGACTCTCGCGAATGTCGTAACTGTCATAACTTTGAATACATGGACTTTTCAGAGCAAGGTAACCGTAGTGTGAAAATGCATAAAGCTGCACTTGGCACAGGTGATAAAACTTGTATTGATTGTCATAAAGGTATTGCTCATACATTACCTGACATGAAAGGTGTGGAAAACTGGTAA
- a CDS encoding proline--tRNA ligase, whose translation MRTSQYLLSTLKETPASAEVISHQLMLRAGLVRHVASGLYTWLPTGLKVLKKVENIVREEMQRAGSNEVLMPMVQPADLWQESGRWDDYGPELLRLNDRHKRDFVLGPTHEEVITKLVANELSSYKQLPLNVFQIQTKFRDEIRPRFGVMRGREFLMKDAYSFHLEQECLEKTYQVMFDAYCRIFDRLGLDYRPVIADTGSIGGDASHEFHVLAESGEDDIAFSDASDFAANIEKAEALAPKGERPEPSQELNQVATPNVKTIEEVANFLAVELTQTVKTLLVQGVTEEGEQVPVVALVVRGDHQLNEIKAEHLPQVASPLTFATDEQIKATANCSAGSIGPKDLACEVIVDRSAAHLADFVCGANEDDAHLTGVNWQRDCGEITIADIRNVVEGDPSPCGQGNIVIKRGIEVGHIFQLGQKYAQAMNCAVLNEGGKNQTLTMGCYGIGVSRIVAAAIEQNHDKYGIKWPKAIAPFEVAIVPMNMAKSARVKETAEALYQTLNDKGIEVLFDDRKERPGVMFADHELMGTPLLLIVGERNLDEQKVEVKNRITGEKSLIAIDEVLSLFNE comes from the coding sequence ATGCGTACTAGCCAATATTTACTCTCTACTTTAAAAGAAACTCCTGCCAGTGCAGAAGTAATAAGTCATCAACTTATGCTGCGAGCAGGTTTAGTTCGCCATGTTGCCTCAGGTTTATATACTTGGTTACCTACGGGTTTGAAAGTACTTAAAAAAGTAGAAAATATTGTTCGTGAAGAAATGCAGCGCGCCGGCTCAAATGAAGTGTTAATGCCTATGGTTCAACCAGCAGACTTATGGCAAGAGTCTGGTCGTTGGGACGACTACGGCCCAGAATTATTGCGCTTAAACGATCGCCACAAGCGTGATTTTGTTTTAGGACCAACGCATGAAGAAGTTATCACTAAGTTAGTTGCTAATGAATTAAGCAGCTACAAACAATTACCACTTAACGTATTTCAAATTCAAACCAAATTCCGTGACGAGATCAGACCTCGCTTTGGTGTAATGCGTGGTCGTGAGTTCTTGATGAAAGATGCTTATTCATTCCACCTTGAGCAAGAATGTTTAGAAAAAACCTATCAAGTTATGTTTGATGCTTATTGTCGTATCTTTGACAGACTAGGTTTAGACTATCGCCCAGTAATTGCCGATACCGGCTCAATTGGTGGCGATGCCTCACATGAATTCCACGTTTTAGCCGAGTCTGGTGAAGATGATATCGCCTTTAGTGATGCCAGCGATTTTGCTGCTAATATTGAAAAAGCTGAAGCGTTAGCACCAAAAGGCGAGCGCCCTGAGCCAAGCCAAGAGCTAAATCAAGTAGCCACCCCAAATGTTAAAACCATTGAAGAAGTGGCAAACTTCCTAGCTGTTGAATTAACTCAAACGGTTAAAACATTACTTGTTCAAGGTGTTACTGAAGAAGGTGAGCAAGTCCCTGTGGTTGCACTTGTAGTTCGTGGCGATCATCAATTAAACGAAATAAAAGCTGAGCACTTACCACAAGTTGCTAGCCCATTAACCTTTGCTACTGATGAACAAATCAAAGCAACCGCTAATTGCAGCGCAGGCTCGATTGGCCCTAAAGATTTAGCGTGTGAAGTGATTGTTGATCGCAGCGCAGCACATTTAGCTGATTTTGTTTGTGGTGCAAATGAAGACGACGCGCATTTAACAGGCGTAAACTGGCAACGTGATTGCGGTGAAATTACAATCGCCGATATTCGTAACGTTGTTGAAGGCGATCCTAGCCCATGTGGTCAAGGGAATATTGTCATTAAGCGCGGTATTGAAGTCGGTCATATCTTCCAATTAGGTCAAAAATACGCACAAGCGATGAACTGTGCAGTACTTAATGAAGGCGGTAAAAACCAAACGTTAACTATGGGTTGTTATGGTATTGGTGTATCACGTATTGTTGCTGCTGCTATCGAACAAAACCATGATAAATATGGTATTAAATGGCCAAAAGCAATCGCACCATTTGAAGTGGCTATCGTTCCTATGAATATGGCGAAATCAGCGCGCGTAAAAGAAACCGCCGAAGCTTTATATCAAACACTCAATGATAAAGGCATAGAAGTACTGTTTGATGACAGAAAAGAGCGCCCTGGCGTTATGTTTGCTGATCATGAACTTATGGGGACACCGTTATTGCTTATCGTTGGTGAGCGTAATTTAGATGAACAAAAAGTAGAAGTGAAAAACCGTATCACAGGTGAAAAGTCACTTATTGCCATTGACGAGGTTTTATCGCTTTTTAACGAATAA
- the napF gene encoding ferredoxin-type protein NapF: MAVGVDHSRRNFFRGRRPSEKVNVRLPWLKSEQALLQECTQCSDCINACETQIIVKGEGGFPTVDFTKGECTFCQQCALACNEPIFVDDLSQTPWQVEAIIKDSCLAKNQIMCQSCQDSCEPYAISFQYLQSSVPQPRISQVDCNGCGACVSVCPQSAIEIKPIDTSTTLAIGE; the protein is encoded by the coding sequence ATGGCTGTAGGCGTAGATCATTCTAGACGTAACTTTTTTCGAGGTCGTAGACCGAGCGAAAAGGTAAATGTCCGCCTGCCTTGGCTAAAAAGTGAACAGGCGCTTTTGCAAGAATGTACGCAATGCTCTGATTGTATCAATGCTTGTGAAACGCAAATTATCGTTAAAGGCGAGGGGGGTTTTCCCACCGTCGATTTCACTAAAGGTGAGTGCACTTTTTGTCAGCAGTGTGCATTAGCGTGTAACGAGCCTATCTTTGTCGACGATTTATCTCAAACACCTTGGCAGGTAGAAGCGATAATCAAAGATTCATGCTTAGCTAAAAATCAAATCATGTGTCAGAGCTGTCAAGACAGCTGTGAGCCATACGCCATTTCATTTCAGTATTTACAATCTTCGGTTCCTCAGCCACGTATCAGTCAAGTTGACTGTAATGGCTGTGGTGCATGTGTTTCAGTCTGTCCGCAGTCTGCAATCGAAATAAAACCAATAGATACTTCTACAACATTAGCAATAGGAGAATAG
- a CDS encoding chaperone NapD, which produces MINLLEENPVNIAGVLFVARPENVEEVAGKLAEFPGAEVHETSDNGNMVVTIEEDNKDQRLIETITTMSNIPGVISSSLIFHHNDAGLAQFSGGQK; this is translated from the coding sequence GTGATCAATCTACTTGAAGAAAATCCTGTCAACATTGCTGGCGTTTTATTTGTCGCTCGACCGGAAAATGTCGAGGAAGTGGCAGGTAAGCTAGCAGAGTTCCCAGGAGCTGAAGTACATGAAACCAGTGATAACGGCAACATGGTAGTAACAATAGAAGAAGACAATAAAGATCAACGCTTAATTGAAACAATAACAACTATGAGCAACATCCCCGGTGTAATCTCCTCATCATTAATTTTCCATCATAATGATGCTGGATTAGCACAATTTTCAGGAGGGCAAAAATGA
- a CDS encoding acetyl-CoA hydrolase/transferase family protein, whose translation MSVRVCNTALEAVSVIEDNEFIWTHSMAATPRILFSALATHAKTRKNLTLMQLHTERSEALADESLLPHLRHRCYFTSTSTRPLIAQGQADYVPIFLSEVPKLFRSKEQVIDTAIIQVSPPDKHGMCTMGVSVEATNAACQMAKKIIAHINPKMPRTHGDAFISYDRFHSVYWQEDELPQHPKSEPDAITQAIGENVAQLINDGDCLQMGIGAIPDAVLACLKDRKDLGIHTEMFSDGVLELLEAGAITNKLKKVHPGKIVTGFAAGTQKLYDFVDDNPQVAFLDIEYVNDTSIIRRNDNVAAINSALQVDISGQVCADSIGTSIYSGVGGQMDFIRAANLSKGGKAVIALPSTAKRGQLSRIVPTLDSGAGVVTTRAHVHYIVTEYGVANLRGKSLRERAEALIAIAHPDFRAELTEQASKLWNISL comes from the coding sequence ATGTCAGTTCGAGTTTGTAATACAGCATTAGAGGCTGTATCTGTAATAGAAGACAACGAGTTTATTTGGACTCATTCAATGGCGGCAACGCCAAGAATATTATTCTCAGCCTTAGCTACACATGCTAAAACCCGCAAAAACTTAACTTTGATGCAGCTACATACAGAGCGTAGCGAAGCATTGGCTGATGAGAGTTTATTGCCACACTTACGTCACCGCTGCTATTTTACCAGCACTTCAACAAGGCCACTTATTGCACAAGGTCAGGCTGATTACGTGCCGATTTTCTTATCTGAAGTACCTAAGTTGTTCCGCTCAAAAGAGCAAGTGATTGATACGGCAATTATTCAGGTTTCGCCACCTGATAAACACGGCATGTGTACTATGGGGGTATCGGTAGAGGCAACTAATGCCGCATGTCAAATGGCAAAGAAAATTATTGCTCATATCAACCCGAAAATGCCACGAACCCATGGCGATGCCTTTATCTCTTACGATAGATTTCATAGCGTGTATTGGCAAGAAGATGAGTTGCCACAGCATCCTAAATCTGAGCCGGATGCTATCACGCAAGCGATTGGGGAAAATGTTGCCCAATTAATTAATGATGGTGACTGTTTACAAATGGGTATAGGCGCAATTCCCGATGCGGTTTTAGCGTGTTTAAAAGATAGAAAAGATTTAGGCATTCACACCGAAATGTTTTCAGACGGTGTTCTAGAATTATTAGAAGCTGGAGCTATTACCAATAAGCTGAAGAAAGTTCATCCAGGTAAAATTGTTACGGGTTTTGCTGCTGGCACGCAAAAACTCTATGATTTTGTTGATGATAACCCACAGGTGGCTTTTTTAGATATTGAGTATGTGAATGATACCTCGATAATTCGACGAAATGACAATGTTGCAGCCATCAATAGTGCATTGCAAGTTGATATTTCAGGGCAAGTTTGTGCAGACTCTATCGGCACGTCAATTTATTCTGGCGTGGGTGGTCAAATGGACTTTATTCGAGCTGCTAATTTGTCAAAAGGTGGCAAGGCGGTTATCGCTTTACCATCAACAGCAAAACGTGGTCAGTTGTCTCGTATTGTACCAACACTTGATAGCGGTGCTGGCGTTGTTACCACCAGAGCGCATGTTCATTACATAGTAACTGAATACGGTGTGGCTAATTTGCGCGGTAAAAGTTTAAGAGAAAGAGCTGAGGCGTTAATTGCCATTGCTCACCCTGATTTTAGAGCGGAATTAACAGAGCAAGCAAGTAAGCTTTGGAATATAAGTTTATAG